In Candidatus Nitrosarchaeum limnium SFB1, the following proteins share a genomic window:
- a CDS encoding Cation/H+ exchanger: protein MVFEAILYLAVLIVAAKLFGELMHRIHQPTIIGNVLAGVIVGPALFALVQPIDEIEIFTSIGVFFLFFLIGLEEIDLSGLFRVMRGRIFAGSIAAFLIPFTVAGLFGLLLDMDFVKAFAIGSVIAASSLGVTAKVLSDLGKLRSAIGLEIFTVTAIVEFVAIILTSVLIQVHSSGDPQISDFFWLFAKMIVFFVVAGLLSVFVLPIVFRVIRKHLYAEQIYFSIVIGIILLVAYFAEISGIHGAIGALLLGIAVSRMNKVEYSEISKSINVIGHGIFIPIFFAGIGLHFSFSFLNLDLWIITGFLGIMIGVKFIGSYIAVRIAKMRPATTVAYGVMAKGAVDLALMLSLLQVAMLSDELFSLLVLGTLIIMIISSVELQRKLKKIIHVKVGTLELGLIPVYFRRVVSDVPAIAVIVTDYLKTTQNVTLKEFLDKTELGKKMCLVMDENNKLVGIISKREINRFHKKTFDVIKVSDAMYTKFHTASPDEYLYSVIQKMNSHPFDIIPVIDPNTDSVVGIVTNQSIMNLLVESKTS, encoded by the coding sequence ATGGTCTTTGAGGCAATTCTTTACCTTGCGGTATTGATAGTTGCTGCCAAACTATTTGGTGAATTAATGCATAGAATTCATCAGCCTACAATTATTGGAAATGTTCTTGCTGGAGTGATAGTTGGCCCTGCACTGTTTGCACTTGTTCAACCTATCGACGAAATAGAAATCTTCACTTCAATCGGCGTATTCTTCTTATTTTTCCTAATTGGTCTTGAGGAAATTGACTTGTCTGGATTGTTTCGTGTAATGCGAGGAAGAATATTTGCTGGTTCCATTGCAGCATTTTTAATTCCATTTACAGTTGCAGGATTATTTGGATTATTACTTGATATGGACTTTGTTAAAGCATTTGCAATTGGAAGTGTCATTGCAGCATCTAGTCTTGGAGTTACAGCTAAGGTACTAAGTGATCTAGGAAAACTCCGCTCTGCAATAGGTCTTGAAATCTTTACCGTTACTGCAATTGTAGAATTTGTAGCAATTATTCTTACTAGTGTATTGATTCAAGTTCATTCAAGTGGAGATCCTCAGATATCTGACTTTTTCTGGTTATTTGCAAAAATGATTGTCTTCTTTGTTGTTGCAGGATTACTATCTGTCTTTGTTTTACCAATAGTGTTCCGAGTGATAAGAAAGCACCTCTATGCTGAACAGATTTATTTTTCAATAGTAATTGGAATCATTTTGCTTGTAGCCTACTTTGCAGAGATTAGTGGAATTCATGGTGCAATTGGTGCGCTTCTCTTAGGAATTGCCGTATCTAGAATGAACAAAGTAGAGTATTCTGAAATTTCAAAAAGTATCAATGTAATTGGGCATGGTATTTTCATTCCGATATTCTTTGCAGGTATAGGTCTTCATTTTAGTTTCAGCTTTCTTAATTTAGATCTCTGGATAATAACTGGCTTTCTTGGAATTATGATTGGTGTAAAATTTATTGGTTCTTACATTGCAGTTCGTATTGCAAAGATGCGTCCTGCAACAACCGTAGCCTATGGCGTAATGGCTAAAGGTGCAGTAGACTTGGCATTGATGTTGTCACTGTTACAGGTTGCAATGTTGAGCGATGAATTATTTTCATTGTTGGTACTTGGAACACTGATAATTATGATAATTTCTAGTGTTGAACTACAGCGTAAGTTAAAGAAAATCATTCATGTCAAAGTCGGTACACTGGAATTGGGGTTGATTCCTGTCTATTTTAGAAGAGTCGTCTCTGATGTGCCTGCAATTGCAGTAATTGTTACAGATTATCTAAAAACAACACAAAATGTAACCCTCAAAGAATTTCTTGATAAAACTGAATTAGGAAAGAAGATGTGTTTAGTAATGGATGAAAATAACAAACTTGTTGGAATTATCTCAAAACGTGAAATTAATAGATTTCACAAAAAGACTTTTGATGTAATAAAAGTATCAGATGCAATGTATACAAAATTTCATACTGCATCTCCTGATGAGTATCTTTATTCAGTAATTCAAAAGATGAATTCTCATCCTTTTGATATCATTCCTGTAATTGATCCTAACACTGATAGTGTAGTTGGAATTGTAACTAATCAAAGTATTATGAATTTGTTAGTAGAGTCAAAAACTAGTTAA
- a CDS encoding hypothetical protein (hypothetical protein Nmar_1190), whose translation MSATDEFRITQIVDNGHIIQITLIENVSTEPISQKQMIIDNVSKTLDADTKEQVMPLLEAILQAQPTININSYQQAQMSITMPRSRYESMGRPQVGSVIAVNLKKL comes from the coding sequence TTGTCAGCAACGGATGAATTTAGGATTACACAAATAGTAGACAATGGGCATATTATTCAAATCACACTAATTGAAAATGTCTCAACTGAACCAATTTCACAAAAGCAGATGATAATAGATAATGTTTCAAAAACATTGGATGCAGATACAAAAGAGCAAGTTATGCCATTATTGGAGGCAATTTTGCAAGCACAACCAACAATAAACATCAACAGTTATCAGCAAGCACAGATGTCAATTACAATGCCAAGATCAAGATATGAGAGTATGGGCAGACCACAGGTTGGAAGCGTAATAGCTGTAAATCTGAAAAAACTTTAG
- a CDS encoding lysine 2,3-aminomutase related protein, whose amino-acid sequence MQRQDSAWGVKESPRLKSYTLANFRELPQIQKMGAKKQFEMEVVGNVLPFKTNNYVIEQLIDWNNIPNDPMFVLTFPQRGMLIPEHYSKMESALKKGDKKEIQNTANEIRLQLNPHPAGQMELNVPTLKDGTKLYGMQHKYKETCLFFPSQSQTCHAYCSFCFRWPQFVGMDELKFAMREGEQLVQYLREHPEISDVLFTGGDPMIMKAKIFSTYINPLLEANLPNLRTIRIGTKALSYWPYKFLTEDDAEEMLDIFKRVVDKGIHLAVMGHFNHLVELKTDAVKEAIKKIRATGAQIRTQSPLLRHINDDADMWAEMWKVQVQLGCIPYYMFVVRDTGAQHYFGISLIDAQRIFRDAYKKVTGLARTVRGPSMSATPGKVQILGITEVNDEKFMVLRFLQGRNPDWVQIPFLAKYDEKAIWLDDLKPATGDKFFFENELKEMMMTIKNEDYPES is encoded by the coding sequence ATGCAAAGACAAGATTCTGCATGGGGCGTTAAAGAATCACCACGTCTTAAAAGTTACACTCTAGCTAATTTCCGAGAGTTACCTCAGATTCAAAAAATGGGAGCAAAAAAACAGTTTGAGATGGAAGTTGTAGGAAATGTACTCCCATTTAAGACAAATAATTACGTAATTGAGCAATTAATTGATTGGAACAATATTCCAAATGATCCGATGTTTGTTTTAACTTTCCCACAAAGAGGAATGTTAATTCCTGAGCATTATTCAAAGATGGAATCTGCACTAAAAAAAGGAGATAAAAAAGAGATTCAAAATACGGCAAATGAAATCAGATTACAATTAAACCCGCATCCGGCAGGGCAAATGGAGCTAAATGTTCCAACATTAAAAGATGGAACAAAATTATACGGAATGCAGCATAAATACAAAGAAACTTGTCTGTTCTTTCCCAGTCAGAGTCAGACATGTCATGCATACTGTAGTTTTTGTTTTAGATGGCCACAGTTTGTCGGAATGGATGAACTCAAGTTTGCAATGCGGGAAGGAGAACAATTAGTACAGTATCTTCGTGAACATCCAGAAATTTCAGACGTATTATTTACAGGCGGAGATCCAATGATAATGAAAGCTAAAATATTTTCGACATATATCAATCCGCTACTTGAAGCAAATCTCCCTAATCTTAGAACTATACGTATAGGTACTAAAGCACTATCTTACTGGCCTTACAAATTTCTTACAGAAGACGATGCAGAAGAAATGTTAGATATTTTTAAGAGAGTTGTAGATAAAGGAATTCATCTTGCAGTGATGGGACACTTTAACCACCTTGTTGAATTAAAGACAGATGCAGTAAAAGAAGCAATTAAAAAAATTCGTGCTACAGGGGCTCAAATAAGAACCCAGTCACCATTACTACGTCACATTAACGATGATGCAGACATGTGGGCTGAGATGTGGAAGGTCCAAGTACAACTAGGATGTATACCATACTACATGTTTGTGGTGAGAGATACAGGAGCTCAACACTACTTTGGAATATCACTAATTGATGCACAAAGAATATTTCGAGATGCTTACAAAAAAGTCACCGGGCTTGCAAGAACAGTGAGAGGTCCAAGTATGTCTGCAACTCCAGGAAAAGTTCAGATTTTAGGAATAACAGAAGTAAATGATGAAAAATTCATGGTATTACGATTTTTGCAGGGACGAAATCCTGATTGGGTGCAGATTCCATTTTTAGCAAAGTATGACGAAAAAGCTATTTGGTTGGATGATCTTAAACCAGCCACAGGAGACAAATTCTTTTTTGAAAACGAGTTAAAAGAAATGATGATGACAATCAAAAACGAGGACTATCCGGAATCTTAG
- a CDS encoding hypothetical protein (hypothetical protein Nmar_1009): MQTGISEKIVDSDVSSSLNDMSSMLKDLQNSDYLNLDYLNDLVQNIAANSSIYDLIGFSIGMVIYGIFVYHFYQFLSKRDMFSFNLEQRLSSKKFSSDGEAPSAAPRVVAFIAMNFFIFPFVAFLWFIGYSSIMFLLVHQLPTATIFLVSSALIIAVRISAYYREDLSKDLAKLLPFALLGIFLYNPEFYSLDQIVVRLKEIPIFIFQITAFIVVAMFVEIVLSIIYLIKIKFFHKKEKSKKIDDSEHPI; this comes from the coding sequence ATGCAAACTGGAATTTCTGAAAAAATTGTAGATTCTGATGTTAGCTCTTCTTTAAATGACATGTCAAGTATGCTCAAAGATTTACAAAATTCAGATTATCTGAACCTAGATTATCTAAATGATCTTGTACAAAATATTGCAGCAAATTCCTCGATTTATGATCTAATTGGGTTTTCAATTGGAATGGTTATTTATGGCATTTTCGTTTATCATTTTTACCAATTTCTATCAAAACGTGACATGTTTTCTTTTAATCTAGAACAGCGTTTATCCTCTAAAAAATTCTCATCTGATGGGGAAGCTCCGTCTGCTGCTCCTAGAGTAGTTGCATTTATTGCAATGAATTTCTTTATCTTCCCATTTGTTGCATTTTTGTGGTTTATTGGTTATTCCTCAATAATGTTCCTTCTTGTACATCAATTACCTACTGCTACAATATTTCTTGTTTCAAGTGCTTTGATTATTGCGGTTAGAATATCTGCATATTATAGAGAAGATCTTTCTAAGGATCTTGCAAAGTTACTTCCATTTGCATTATTGGGTATTTTCCTTTACAATCCAGAATTTTATTCCTTAGACCAAATTGTAGTACGACTAAAAGAGATTCCAATCTTCATCTTTCAAATCACTGCTTTTATTGTTGTAGCAATGTTTGTTGAAATTGTTCTTAGTATTATTTATTTAATTAAAATTAAATTCTTTCATAAAAAAGAGAAATCAAAAAAAATTGATGACTCTGAACATCCAATTTGA
- a CDS encoding hypothetical protein (hypothetical protein Nmar_1187), with protein sequence MWKLDLDDEYFRIFDSNKLIAGYFDPDYGEIFPKANSTEIIAQMLKNHDKIPGGLLMIPLVKFGLFDTDLDIDIGELESHVIRVGEHLKKWKDFIAKTNNNVHSIRISHTDQDMLTITFPITFSEPTQLEKNEILKELFPTLDLLQRLGLL encoded by the coding sequence ATGTGGAAATTAGATTTAGATGACGAGTATTTTCGAATATTTGATTCTAACAAACTCATAGCAGGATATTTTGATCCTGATTATGGAGAAATATTTCCTAAAGCAAATTCGACAGAAATTATTGCGCAAATGTTAAAAAACCATGATAAAATTCCAGGAGGCCTGTTGATGATTCCTCTTGTTAAATTTGGATTGTTTGATACTGATCTGGATATTGATATAGGTGAATTAGAGAGTCATGTTATTCGTGTTGGAGAACATCTAAAAAAATGGAAAGACTTTATCGCAAAAACTAACAATAACGTACATTCCATTAGAATCTCTCATACTGATCAAGACATGCTTACAATTACATTTCCAATTACTTTCTCTGAACCTACCCAGTTAGAGAAAAATGAAATTCTAAAAGAACTTTTTCCTACATTGGATTTGTTGCAGAGACTCGGTTTACTGTAA
- a CDS encoding glutamine synthetase, type I, translating to MNSKQVIEKIQKEGISFVDFWFVDIFGELHCMGMPSYALSENDFDNGLEKLDASSIVGFSSVNKSDMIIKPDPSTFRILPPDYDSSRKNARVFCDIYEGNTLEDTRFNRDSRGIVSKAKSNLDEFGLTHTMWGPEIEFFVFDAINIYPSPYGATHSYGGSGYSIESKESPWAKGNASTAIDLKEGYYPSQPKDTLGSLRKDICDDLYKYFGIEVEAEHHEVATSGQSEINFKYGEMSEIADAVITIKNMVKVKAKKRNKVATFMSKPIFGDNASAMHTHQSLWNKDTNRMFDPNDKVAQLSQEGRYYIGGLLEHASALCAITNPTTNSYKRLVPNFEAPVNVCWGLGNRSAAIRVPMYRRDQAKSKRIEYRVPDPTANIYLLESALLLAGLDGIKNKIDPGDHIEENVYKLSVEKKRELKIGSLPASLKEALDSFQSDMKFLEDVFTKDFLDAYVDLKYKEYNSFAQTPTAWEVSMYTDA from the coding sequence ATGAATTCAAAGCAAGTTATAGAAAAAATTCAAAAAGAAGGTATTTCATTTGTAGATTTTTGGTTTGTAGATATTTTTGGTGAATTGCATTGTATGGGAATGCCAAGTTATGCTTTGTCGGAAAACGATTTTGACAATGGTCTTGAGAAACTTGATGCAAGTTCCATTGTAGGTTTTAGTTCTGTAAACAAATCAGATATGATAATCAAACCTGACCCTTCTACATTTAGAATTTTACCTCCAGATTATGATTCTAGTAGAAAAAATGCAAGAGTGTTTTGTGACATTTATGAAGGAAACACACTAGAAGATACTAGATTCAACAGAGATTCTAGAGGAATTGTTTCAAAAGCTAAAAGCAATCTAGACGAGTTTGGATTAACTCACACCATGTGGGGGCCAGAGATTGAATTTTTTGTCTTTGATGCCATTAACATTTATCCGTCACCATATGGTGCTACTCACTCATACGGAGGTTCAGGATATTCGATTGAATCAAAAGAGTCACCATGGGCAAAAGGAAATGCAAGTACTGCGATAGATCTCAAAGAAGGATACTATCCATCACAACCAAAGGATACTCTAGGTAGTTTGAGAAAAGACATTTGTGATGATTTGTATAAATATTTTGGAATTGAGGTAGAAGCTGAACATCATGAAGTTGCAACTTCAGGGCAAAGTGAAATCAATTTCAAATACGGTGAGATGAGCGAGATTGCAGATGCCGTAATCACAATAAAAAATATGGTAAAAGTGAAAGCAAAAAAAAGAAACAAGGTTGCAACTTTTATGTCAAAACCAATCTTCGGAGACAATGCATCTGCAATGCATACTCATCAAAGTTTATGGAATAAAGATACAAACAGAATGTTTGATCCAAATGATAAAGTTGCACAGCTTTCTCAAGAGGGACGTTACTACATTGGAGGACTGTTAGAGCATGCATCAGCTTTGTGTGCAATAACAAATCCAACAACAAATTCGTATAAGAGATTGGTTCCTAACTTTGAAGCACCCGTAAATGTTTGCTGGGGATTAGGTAATCGTTCTGCTGCAATTCGTGTACCTATGTATAGAAGAGATCAAGCTAAAAGTAAAAGAATAGAATACAGAGTTCCAGATCCTACAGCAAATATCTATCTATTAGAATCTGCATTATTGCTTGCAGGATTAGATGGAATTAAAAATAAAATAGATCCTGGAGATCATATTGAAGAAAATGTGTACAAACTCAGTGTTGAAAAGAAACGAGAACTTAAAATCGGCTCACTTCCTGCATCACTAAAAGAAGCGTTGGATTCATTTCAAAGTGATATGAAGTTTCTTGAAGATGTGTTTACAAAAGATTTCCTTGATGCTTATGTGGATTTAAAATACAAAGAATACAACTCATTTGCACAAACTCCAACCGCGTGGGAAGTGTCAATGTATACAGATGCTTAA
- a CDS encoding hypothetical protein (hypothetical protein Nmar_1189) has translation MAISKENKDFIDSLIDYYISESESYRQIAENFVPEVESVSDTAFGIITGCVYSGFLQAYQNQQQTPGLEDIKEFNRIIKRRAPLIKKAVLKPTENQQKNSSD, from the coding sequence ATGGCAATTTCCAAAGAAAACAAAGACTTTATCGATAGTTTAATTGATTATTACATTAGCGAATCAGAATCATACAGACAAATCGCTGAAAATTTTGTTCCAGAGGTAGAATCAGTGTCAGATACAGCGTTTGGAATCATTACAGGCTGCGTATATTCTGGATTTTTACAGGCTTACCAAAACCAGCAGCAAACTCCAGGATTGGAAGACATCAAAGAGTTCAATCGAATTATCAAGAGACGGGCACCTTTGATAAAAAAGGCAGTTCTCAAACCTACAGAAAATCAACAAAAAAATAGTTCAGATTAA
- a CDS encoding Small-conductance mechanosensitive channel has protein sequence MDIGIMYTTLLEIKDWVSGDQATGRLVSIPNGSILSNTVNNYTKDHNFIWDEIQLPISYSSDWQFAYDKILELVNNETKEIVEHANKDISKLEEKYYLDKRSAEPAIYLSATDNWISFTIRYPTMVRNRRFLRHKITRLILDELARNKIKISSSTVDIVGFPNLKIDKGNDV, from the coding sequence ATGGATATTGGTATTATGTATACCACTTTACTTGAAATCAAAGACTGGGTATCTGGTGATCAAGCTACGGGTCGATTGGTGAGCATACCTAATGGGTCCATACTATCTAACACTGTAAATAATTATACTAAAGATCATAATTTCATTTGGGATGAAATACAACTCCCAATTTCATACTCTAGTGATTGGCAGTTTGCATATGATAAAATTCTTGAATTAGTAAATAATGAAACTAAAGAAATCGTTGAGCATGCAAATAAAGACATTTCAAAATTAGAGGAAAAATATTATTTGGATAAGAGATCTGCAGAACCTGCAATCTATCTATCTGCTACTGATAACTGGATCTCCTTTACAATTAGATATCCCACAATGGTTCGAAATAGAAGATTCCTACGTCACAAAATTACTCGGCTAATCTTGGATGAACTTGCAAGAAACAAGATAAAAATTTCTTCTAGTACTGTTGATATAGTTGGATTCCCTAATCTGAAAATAGACAAAGGCAATGATGTTTGA
- a CDS encoding hypothetical protein (hypothetical protein Nmar_0730) — MNTTLKVIALLAILPVFTVALSQSYFTAADAMKAEGVGVASYGSANAGIVCGDRLCSEVTSEPVQKQMTEQKMEEKQMKDKAMMEEKQMKDKAMMEEKQMKDKAMMEEKHAMADKMTQSVDAGSVLKLSRANVPATIPLHQGYYNGGNVYYIITDSSDQTHADTISKNQKWKVELAPLLKNTPAKALSKAYMFTNGISGDGVHKFQGEVFTSTPAQPDVYSALTSHVHVTWKDGTTPRILNSEKAILDTEKKGELTLTPVQVVLNMPQIVWPDGQMMVKKDKTLADDTPYVGGQVLNIDTKEKTVTFIAHRGWGPDGRTIYYIVTDATPSGPAEMMGVTSAPTAANLIANSAAVDLYQFTNGIKGSGPLGFQAGIASGALGDENYSPMWRINVIGWKDPTNAALLENISDINAYKNAGKIDISLARPMNSDHIVNCPFIDPFQ, encoded by the coding sequence ATGAATACAACACTGAAAGTAATAGCTCTCTTAGCTATCTTGCCAGTCTTTACTGTAGCACTGAGTCAAAGCTACTTTACAGCAGCAGATGCTATGAAAGCTGAAGGAGTTGGAGTAGCTTCCTATGGTTCTGCAAATGCGGGAATTGTATGTGGAGATAGATTATGTTCTGAAGTAACTTCTGAACCTGTTCAAAAACAAATGACAGAACAAAAGATGGAAGAAAAACAGATGAAAGACAAAGCCATGATGGAGGAAAAACAGATGAAAGACAAAGCCATGATGGAGGAAAAACAGATGAAAGACAAAGCCATGATGGAGGAAAAACATGCTATGGCAGATAAAATGACTCAATCTGTAGATGCAGGATCTGTTTTAAAGCTGTCTCGAGCAAATGTTCCAGCAACAATTCCATTACATCAAGGATACTATAATGGTGGAAATGTTTACTATATCATTACAGATTCTAGCGATCAGACACATGCAGATACAATCTCAAAGAATCAGAAATGGAAAGTAGAACTAGCTCCATTGCTAAAGAACACTCCAGCAAAAGCATTATCAAAAGCATACATGTTTACAAATGGAATAAGTGGTGATGGAGTACATAAATTCCAAGGAGAAGTGTTTACCAGTACACCAGCACAACCAGATGTATACAGTGCGCTCACATCACATGTTCACGTAACATGGAAAGATGGTACAACACCAAGAATACTGAATTCTGAAAAAGCAATTTTAGATACAGAGAAAAAAGGAGAACTGACACTCACACCAGTACAAGTTGTCTTGAACATGCCACAGATAGTTTGGCCGGATGGACAAATGATGGTAAAAAAAGACAAGACACTTGCTGATGATACACCATATGTGGGAGGTCAAGTTCTAAACATAGACACCAAAGAAAAAACTGTGACCTTTATTGCACACAGAGGATGGGGTCCTGATGGAAGAACTATTTACTACATCGTTACAGATGCAACACCTTCGGGTCCTGCAGAAATGATGGGAGTTACAAGTGCACCAACAGCTGCCAATCTAATTGCAAATTCAGCAGCAGTTGATCTGTATCAATTCACAAATGGAATCAAAGGCTCAGGTCCATTGGGATTCCAAGCAGGAATTGCATCAGGAGCACTAGGTGATGAAAACTATTCTCCAATGTGGAGAATCAACGTCATAGGATGGAAAGATCCAACAAATGCAGCATTGCTTGAAAACATTTCAGATATCAATGCATACAAAAATGCAGGCAAGATTGACATTAGTTTAGCAAGACCTATGAACAGTGATCACATAGTGAACTGTCCATTTATTGATCCCTTTCAATAG
- a CDS encoding hypothetical protein (hypothetical protein Nmar_1184) — protein MEKIEYEGIVWAINHNNPEPLVEHALHTLEMHGVKKEDIQLTDAPDNVKVGAIVVEIWPYHLDVARVRTIRNESFISGTVMTIELKLDGEGNYTD, from the coding sequence ATGGAAAAAATAGAGTATGAAGGAATTGTTTGGGCAATTAATCACAATAATCCAGAGCCTCTAGTAGAACACGCTCTACACACTTTAGAAATGCACGGAGTGAAAAAAGAAGACATTCAACTAACAGATGCTCCAGACAATGTTAAAGTTGGAGCAATCGTAGTTGAGATTTGGCCTTATCATCTAGATGTTGCAAGAGTAAGAACTATACGCAATGAATCATTTATCAGCGGCACTGTTATGACAATTGAGTTAAAATTAGATGGTGAAGGGAACTATACAGATTAG
- a CDS encoding MscS mechanosensitive ion channel gives MAAEDIAVAEEQAAAGQIGTLIELLSSSISLQIAFAILVVGLIVIATIYTKFRQWTRTKKFSYTKPILAEIVRRAVLPILALALISSINIYIQTFELFDDPAELLKEKLSAELTPEETFAKLLNSMNIIVIAFTVGHIITILLEKKEKLKLEKEDFKAWRDLNGFSDDEDDLFHKCYKWIPPKHPPEEIPEKEFQELLKTNEGISFLEKFTTSGGTRIGSYQKLVKDPFSEWKKSEYKKYEQYYNDCVTGENELGRPLLPGRTPDEIYEIDIWAEEKRASNYEPILAGSKPPGYAEKKREGLPKPFRNFIPLGFFLGAVLGVISWWGVDLFVLATASGGIAIGVGFALKETFENYFAYLMIRKDKIFVEGERIALASGYKGIVYKITSRVTFVRHPLNESVAIVPTRQLVTSEIINYTKEFAIVPATVEVGVSYLNDPKQVAAALMKVGTRALTEVVDSKGRHLAVQAKCPNLDENKSSCGCDKQFVLELEQPTVRFQKFNDSSLDFAVWVYVRDYGSQFKMETDMRMMIYEEFKRYDIRIPWPIRTVYQGDEKKEAEEISRVDDERKKLIDKYGIGDLLKGDGDSQ, from the coding sequence ATGGCAGCAGAAGATATTGCAGTTGCAGAAGAACAAGCAGCAGCTGGCCAGATTGGAACATTAATTGAATTATTATCCTCCTCAATCTCACTACAGATTGCATTTGCTATTTTGGTAGTTGGATTGATTGTGATTGCAACAATTTATACTAAATTTAGACAATGGACTAGAACAAAAAAATTTAGTTATACAAAACCTATTCTTGCTGAAATTGTACGCAGAGCTGTTTTGCCTATACTTGCGTTAGCTCTAATTTCTTCAATTAATATTTACATTCAAACTTTTGAATTATTTGATGATCCTGCAGAACTATTAAAAGAAAAACTAAGTGCTGAGCTCACTCCGGAAGAGACTTTTGCAAAACTTCTCAACTCTATGAACATTATAGTCATTGCATTTACTGTGGGTCATATTATTACAATCCTTCTTGAGAAAAAAGAGAAACTCAAGCTTGAAAAAGAGGATTTTAAAGCATGGCGAGATCTGAATGGTTTTTCAGATGATGAGGATGATTTATTTCATAAATGCTACAAATGGATTCCTCCTAAACATCCCCCTGAAGAAATTCCAGAAAAAGAGTTTCAAGAACTATTAAAAACTAATGAAGGAATATCTTTTCTTGAAAAGTTCACCACTTCTGGAGGAACTCGAATCGGAAGTTATCAAAAACTTGTAAAAGATCCTTTTTCTGAATGGAAAAAATCAGAGTACAAAAAATATGAGCAATACTATAATGATTGTGTTACCGGAGAAAATGAATTAGGAAGACCATTACTTCCAGGAAGAACCCCTGATGAGATTTATGAAATCGATATTTGGGCTGAAGAAAAACGTGCTTCTAACTATGAGCCCATTCTTGCAGGTTCAAAGCCCCCAGGGTATGCAGAAAAGAAAAGAGAAGGTCTCCCTAAACCCTTTAGGAATTTTATTCCGTTAGGATTCTTTCTTGGTGCTGTTTTAGGAGTAATTTCTTGGTGGGGTGTAGACTTGTTTGTATTAGCAACTGCTAGCGGTGGTATTGCGATAGGTGTTGGTTTTGCATTAAAAGAAACATTTGAGAATTACTTTGCTTATCTTATGATAAGAAAAGACAAAATCTTTGTTGAGGGCGAAAGAATTGCTCTGGCAAGTGGATACAAGGGTATTGTATACAAAATTACTTCTCGTGTAACTTTTGTGAGACATCCACTAAATGAATCTGTTGCAATTGTTCCTACAAGACAATTAGTTACAAGTGAAATAATTAACTACACAAAAGAGTTTGCAATTGTTCCCGCAACTGTTGAAGTTGGTGTTTCTTATCTTAATGATCCTAAACAAGTAGCAGCAGCATTGATGAAAGTTGGAACTCGTGCATTGACTGAAGTAGTTGATTCTAAGGGAAGGCATCTTGCTGTTCAAGCAAAATGCCCTAATCTTGATGAAAACAAATCTAGTTGTGGTTGTGACAAACAATTTGTTTTGGAATTGGAACAACCTACGGTTCGATTCCAAAAATTCAATGATTCTTCACTTGACTTTGCAGTTTGGGTATATGTTAGAGATTATGGTTCACAATTTAAAATGGAGACTGACATGAGGATGATGATATACGAAGAATTCAAAAGATATGATATTAGAATTCCTTGGCCAATTAGAACTGTCTATCAAGGAGATGAAAAAAAAGAGGCAGAAGAAATTAGTAGAGTTGATGATGAGCGTAAAAAACTCATTGACAAATATGGTATTGGAGATTTACTAAAAGGCGACGGCGACTCTCAATAA